The Acidimicrobiales bacterium genome includes a region encoding these proteins:
- a CDS encoding A24 family peptidase, with amino-acid sequence ERDNIPVVSWLLLRGRCRTCAAPISARYPAVELATAVLFAVAALRIGADWVLPAYLLFFAALLAVSLIDLEHYLVPNRIVFPTLAVAVPLLVVVAVVQGEWDRLGTALIGSLAASAVLLVINLIYPRGMGMGDVKLALLLGLFLGWIDLAHVALGVFLGFLLGAVGGVTLIALKVKSRKDHVPFAPFLAGGTFLAILIGDVFLDWYLGLGA; translated from the coding sequence GAGCGCGACAACATCCCGGTCGTCTCGTGGCTCCTGCTGCGGGGGCGGTGCCGCACCTGCGCCGCGCCCATCTCGGCCCGCTACCCGGCGGTCGAGCTGGCCACCGCGGTGCTCTTCGCCGTCGCCGCTCTGCGCATCGGCGCCGACTGGGTGCTCCCGGCGTACCTGCTCTTCTTCGCCGCCTTGTTGGCGGTGTCGCTCATCGACCTCGAGCACTACCTGGTGCCCAACCGCATCGTCTTCCCCACCCTCGCCGTCGCCGTGCCCCTCCTCGTCGTCGTGGCCGTCGTCCAGGGCGAGTGGGACCGCCTGGGCACCGCCCTGATCGGCAGCCTCGCCGCCAGCGCCGTGCTGCTGGTGATCAACCTCATCTACCCGCGCGGCATGGGCATGGGCGACGTGAAGCTGGCCCTCCTGCTGGGGCTGTTCCTCGGCTGGATCGACCTGGCGCACGTGGCCCTGGGCGTCTTCCTCGGCTTCCTGCTCGGCGCGGTGGGCGGGGTGACGCTCATCGCCCTCAAGGTCAAGAGCCGCAAGGACCACGTGCCGTTCGCGCCGTTCCTGGCCGGTGGTACCTTCCTGGCCATCCTCATCGGCGACGT